A single window of Archangium gephyra DNA harbors:
- a CDS encoding class I SAM-dependent methyltransferase, which produces MHEGAYKFVARAVMQLEPRRNVLELGSRTVQGPWPYSGSIRPLFPGAGYMGVDVAPGENVDFIGNAADWRPEPFRLFDTVVCTETLEHTPEAERICHNAWSLLEVGGVFILTAAGVGRAPHSAVDGGALRPGEFYRNVNREQLHGWLAPFGFALIDTATTPGDIYALAVKLGGRA; this is translated from the coding sequence ATGCACGAAGGTGCCTACAAGTTCGTGGCCAGGGCCGTCATGCAGCTCGAGCCGCGTAGGAATGTCCTGGAGCTCGGGAGCCGAACCGTTCAGGGGCCATGGCCCTACTCGGGCTCCATCCGGCCGCTCTTCCCCGGGGCCGGGTACATGGGGGTGGATGTCGCTCCCGGCGAGAACGTGGACTTCATCGGCAATGCCGCCGACTGGCGTCCCGAGCCGTTCCGCCTGTTCGACACGGTCGTCTGTACCGAGACGCTCGAGCACACGCCCGAGGCCGAGCGGATCTGCCACAACGCCTGGTCGCTGCTCGAGGTCGGGGGGGTGTTCATCCTCACGGCGGCGGGCGTCGGGCGCGCTCCCCACTCGGCGGTGGATGGCGGGGCGCTGCGACCCGGGGAGTTCTACCGCAACGTCAACCGCGAGCAGCTCCACGGCTGGCTGGCGCCGTTCGGCTTCGCCCTGATCGATACGGCCACCACACCCGGTGACATCTACGCGCTCGCCGTCAAGCTCGGAGGCCGGGCATGA
- a CDS encoding glycosyltransferase family 2 protein, whose protein sequence is MKLGVTVVMVPYNDEERALTRLLRDLMPSLRLYRRVIDFELLVIDNSQHRLPRLAEAVRENGAFPAKYLWNEGHNLYYGPALNLAVRVASHPLLLYVCANHGRMQDPTWLWDLLEPLVKDPDGKVALTGSFFPSGPPSKLGFPDSLEWIHVQGGVFAARTDVLAKHPYPEGEYAHWGSDVYQSLQLLHRGYRLVEVPSVRSVWRSRVEGHWKFIHDEA, encoded by the coding sequence ATGAAGCTCGGGGTGACGGTGGTGATGGTCCCCTACAACGACGAGGAGCGGGCCCTGACGCGCCTGCTGCGCGATCTCATGCCGTCCCTCCGGTTGTACCGGCGCGTCATCGACTTCGAGCTCCTCGTCATCGACAACAGCCAGCACCGCCTGCCCCGGCTGGCCGAGGCGGTCCGGGAGAACGGTGCCTTCCCCGCCAAGTACCTCTGGAACGAGGGGCACAACCTCTACTACGGCCCCGCCTTGAACCTCGCCGTGAGGGTGGCCTCACACCCGTTGCTGCTCTACGTCTGCGCCAACCACGGCCGGATGCAGGATCCGACCTGGCTCTGGGATCTTCTCGAGCCGCTGGTGAAGGACCCGGACGGTAAGGTCGCCCTCACCGGTTCCTTCTTCCCGAGCGGGCCTCCTTCCAAGCTGGGCTTTCCGGACTCGCTGGAGTGGATTCACGTGCAGGGGGGCGTCTTCGCCGCGAGGACGGACGTGCTGGCGAAGCACCCGTATCCGGAGGGCGAGTACGCCCACTGGGGCTCCGATGTCTACCAGTCCCTCCAGCTCCTCCATCGGGGCTACCGGCTGGTGGAGGTGCCCTCGGTCAGGTCCGTGTGGCGCTCCCGGGTGGAGGGGCACTGGAAGTTCATCCACGATGAGGCGTAG
- a CDS encoding glycosyltransferase: MTAPRPLRNIHACLVHERPDCVIDLVRNLHHLDPTSLILLYNGGRDASLLRTGFPFERYNAVVHPHPRPMKWGWLHDFALDCFRFALENHPFDTMTIVDSDQLGTRAGYSEFLGRFLSGNPKVGLLGNVTTPRTPGPRAGPAEHAWKEVDLWRPFLRRFPEGESQFVHWVFWPSTVFTSDAARELVRLWEDPQLQDTLRRSRIWATEEVLFPTLTALLGFPVLQNPCRYDCVRYRVHYTSAQVDAALAHPEVFWMHPVPRQFGDPLRTRLRSHHGDYARPEESLVPTEPPAAEGERLLLTWPILAEMRKVHGWLSDEEADLLIATTARALSQLPDAPAVVEVGSFCGKATLVLGRVVQALGSPARIHAIDPLDGVVGARDQGLEHHGPTRERLERTLRGAGLLEHVRLHPQRAPEVSWESPIGLLLIDGLHDYASVSQDFHHLEPWVVTGGYVAFHDYADYFPGVKLLVQEVLRSGRFRRVHCAGSLLVLRKLAEAPRRQSEPAQAPRQVVAAPEPVAAAPVEPITASGGGAGPLVSCIMPTANRRPFIPLALRNFLQQDYPARELVIVDDGSDPIADLVPEDPRIRYVRVPQRMSLGAKRNLACREARGDIIVHWDDDDWSAAHRLRYQVPALLQARAAVCGVSRVFFHQPATGRSWQYVYPPGARPWMAGSSLCFTKDFWRGHPFPDINIGEDARFLWSDPNRPLVDLADNSFFVAMIHAVNTDPKRVEQRFWHPHPTEAIRTLMGESFEEYRRSFTGGRK, translated from the coding sequence ATGACCGCACCTCGCCCACTGCGCAACATCCACGCGTGTCTCGTCCACGAGCGCCCGGACTGCGTGATCGATCTGGTGCGCAACCTCCACCACCTGGATCCGACCTCGCTCATCCTCCTCTACAACGGAGGCCGGGACGCGAGCCTGCTGCGCACCGGCTTTCCCTTCGAGCGCTACAACGCCGTCGTCCACCCGCACCCCCGGCCCATGAAGTGGGGCTGGCTGCACGACTTCGCGCTGGACTGCTTCCGCTTCGCGCTCGAGAACCACCCGTTCGACACGATGACCATCGTGGACTCGGATCAGCTCGGCACGCGGGCCGGCTACTCCGAGTTCCTGGGGCGCTTCCTGAGCGGGAACCCGAAGGTGGGGCTGCTGGGAAACGTGACCACGCCCCGGACACCGGGCCCGAGGGCCGGCCCCGCGGAGCACGCGTGGAAGGAGGTGGACCTGTGGCGCCCCTTCCTCCGGCGCTTCCCCGAGGGCGAGTCCCAGTTCGTCCACTGGGTCTTCTGGCCCTCCACCGTCTTCACCTCCGACGCCGCCCGGGAGCTGGTGCGCTTGTGGGAGGATCCCCAGCTCCAGGACACCCTGCGGCGCTCGCGCATCTGGGCCACCGAGGAGGTCCTCTTCCCCACCCTGACGGCCCTGCTCGGCTTCCCCGTCCTCCAGAACCCCTGCCGCTATGACTGTGTGCGCTACCGCGTCCACTACACCTCCGCCCAGGTGGACGCCGCCCTCGCGCACCCGGAGGTGTTCTGGATGCACCCCGTCCCCCGCCAGTTCGGTGACCCGCTGCGCACCCGCCTCCGCTCACACCATGGGGATTACGCGCGGCCAGAGGAGTCCCTCGTCCCCACCGAGCCTCCCGCGGCCGAGGGCGAGCGGCTCCTGCTCACCTGGCCCATTCTCGCGGAGATGCGCAAGGTGCACGGGTGGCTCTCCGACGAGGAGGCCGATCTGCTCATCGCCACCACCGCGCGGGCCCTCTCCCAGCTGCCCGATGCGCCCGCCGTCGTGGAGGTGGGCAGCTTCTGTGGCAAGGCCACGCTCGTGCTGGGCCGGGTCGTCCAGGCGCTCGGCTCGCCCGCGCGCATCCATGCCATCGATCCGCTCGATGGCGTGGTGGGCGCCCGGGATCAGGGACTGGAGCACCATGGTCCCACCCGCGAGCGGCTCGAGCGCACCCTGCGTGGCGCGGGACTGCTGGAGCACGTGCGCCTGCACCCCCAGCGCGCTCCCGAGGTCTCCTGGGAGAGCCCCATCGGACTGCTCCTCATCGACGGGCTGCACGACTACGCCAGCGTCTCCCAGGACTTCCACCACCTGGAGCCCTGGGTCGTCACGGGAGGCTATGTGGCCTTCCACGACTACGCGGACTACTTCCCGGGCGTGAAGCTCCTCGTCCAGGAGGTGCTGCGCTCCGGCCGCTTCCGCCGTGTCCACTGTGCCGGCAGCCTCCTCGTGCTGCGCAAGCTGGCCGAGGCCCCCAGGCGCCAGAGCGAGCCAGCGCAGGCCCCGAGGCAGGTGGTGGCGGCACCCGAGCCCGTGGCCGCGGCCCCGGTCGAGCCCATCACGGCTTCAGGAGGAGGGGCGGGACCACTCGTGTCCTGCATCATGCCCACCGCCAACCGCCGCCCCTTCATCCCGCTCGCGCTCCGCAACTTCCTCCAGCAGGACTACCCCGCGCGCGAGCTCGTCATCGTCGATGATGGCTCCGATCCGATCGCCGATCTCGTTCCGGAGGATCCACGCATCCGCTACGTGCGCGTTCCCCAGCGGATGTCCCTGGGCGCCAAGCGCAACCTCGCCTGCCGCGAGGCCCGGGGCGACATCATCGTCCACTGGGACGACGACGATTGGAGCGCCGCTCACCGCCTCCGCTATCAGGTCCCGGCCCTCCTCCAGGCCCGTGCCGCGGTGTGTGGTGTCTCGCGCGTCTTCTTCCACCAGCCCGCCACCGGACGCTCCTGGCAGTACGTCTACCCTCCGGGAGCACGCCCGTGGATGGCCGGCAGCAGCCTCTGCTTCACCAAGGACTTCTGGCGCGGGCACCCCTTCCCGGACATCAACATCGGCGAGGACGCACGCTTCCTCTGGAGCGACCCAAACCGGCCCCTCGTGGATCTCGCCGACAACTCCTTCTTCGTCGCGATGATCCACGCCGTCAACACGGATCCCAAACGCGTGGAGCAGCGCTTCTGGCACCCCCACCCCACCGAAGCCATCCGCACCCTCATGGGCGAGTCCTTCGAGGAGTACAGGCGCTCCTTCACGGGAGGCAGGAAATGA